From a region of the Halorubrum sp. BV1 genome:
- a CDS encoding universal stress protein has product MSLYDRILVPTDGSAEGERAVAHALDLAAVHGAAVHALYVVDTASYAGMPLEHSWEGVGDLLRDDATAAVDAVEEFAADADADVDVVTAIVEGSPSREIIRHAEEADCDLVVMGTHGRGGIDRLLLGSVAEKVVRGSSVPVLTVRLDGTVPDGPGTVAGTAERTESDTDADGDVAVEGGPTG; this is encoded by the coding sequence ATGTCGTTATACGATCGGATCCTCGTGCCCACCGACGGCTCCGCCGAGGGAGAGCGCGCGGTCGCGCACGCACTGGATCTCGCGGCAGTTCACGGGGCAGCGGTTCACGCACTGTACGTGGTCGATACCGCGAGCTACGCCGGCATGCCTTTGGAACACTCGTGGGAGGGGGTCGGCGACCTGCTCCGAGACGACGCAACCGCGGCGGTCGACGCGGTCGAAGAGTTCGCAGCAGACGCCGACGCCGACGTCGACGTCGTGACCGCGATCGTCGAGGGGTCGCCGAGCCGCGAGATAATCCGGCACGCGGAGGAGGCCGACTGCGACCTCGTCGTGATGGGAACCCACGGACGGGGCGGGATCGACCGGCTGCTGCTCGGAAGCGTCGCGGAGAAGGTCGTCCGCGGCTCGTCGGTCCCGGTGTTGACGGTGCGACTCGACGGGACGGTACCGGACGGTCCGGGAACGGTCGCGGGAACCGCCGAGAGGACGGAGTCCGACACGGACGCCGACGGCGACGTCGCCGTCGAGGGCGGACCGACCGGCTAA
- a CDS encoding redox-regulated ATPase YchF produces MSYRIGLVGKPSVGKSTFFNAATMNDVPEGAYPFTTIDPTVGEAYVRVDCAAPEFDETCTPSVGVCREGTRFVPVKLVDVAGLVPGAHEGRGLGNQFLTDLNETDVLIHVVDFSGKTDIEGETTEGHDPREDIDFLEEELDEWYLDVLEKGLEKFETRYHGAEAAIEAELAEQMSAFGIDKDRMKQVILAQGLDLDPETWDDEAKAELAREIRKRTKPMVVAANKMDTPAAQANWEEITSDPDYGHLSFVPASAHAEKALKNADEAGVVDYTPGDTGFDVTGDVSGEQAAGLDQIAEFVDEYDGTGVQGALEAAVFDVLGCIAVFPGSANGSKDEKGVFRDCFLLPEDSTTEDFAFHIHSDIGEGLLHGTDCRSGRQVGTDHELSHRDVIELISTKQAAP; encoded by the coding sequence ATGAGTTACCGCATCGGCCTCGTCGGCAAGCCCTCCGTGGGGAAGTCGACCTTTTTCAACGCCGCGACGATGAACGACGTGCCCGAGGGCGCGTACCCGTTCACCACGATCGATCCGACCGTCGGCGAGGCGTACGTCCGCGTCGACTGCGCCGCCCCCGAGTTCGACGAAACCTGCACGCCGAGCGTCGGCGTCTGCCGCGAGGGGACCCGTTTCGTCCCGGTCAAGCTCGTCGACGTTGCCGGGCTCGTCCCGGGCGCACACGAGGGGCGCGGACTCGGCAACCAGTTCCTCACCGACCTCAACGAGACCGACGTGTTGATCCACGTCGTCGACTTTTCCGGGAAGACGGATATCGAAGGCGAGACGACCGAGGGCCACGACCCGCGCGAAGACATCGACTTCCTCGAAGAGGAACTCGACGAGTGGTATCTCGACGTGTTAGAGAAGGGCTTGGAGAAGTTCGAGACGCGATATCACGGCGCAGAGGCCGCGATCGAAGCGGAGCTGGCCGAGCAGATGTCGGCGTTCGGCATCGACAAGGACCGGATGAAACAGGTGATCTTAGCGCAGGGGCTCGATCTCGACCCCGAGACGTGGGACGACGAGGCCAAGGCCGAACTCGCGCGCGAGATCCGCAAGCGCACGAAGCCGATGGTCGTCGCCGCGAACAAGATGGACACGCCGGCGGCACAGGCGAACTGGGAGGAGATCACGAGCGACCCCGACTACGGGCACCTCTCTTTCGTCCCCGCGAGCGCCCACGCAGAGAAGGCGCTCAAGAACGCGGACGAGGCGGGCGTCGTCGACTACACGCCCGGCGACACCGGCTTCGACGTGACCGGTGATGTCTCCGGCGAGCAGGCGGCCGGACTCGACCAGATCGCCGAGTTCGTCGACGAGTATGACGGGACCGGCGTGCAGGGCGCGCTCGAAGCCGCGGTCTTCGACGTGCTCGGCTGTATCGCGGTCTTTCCCGGCTCCGCGAACGGGTCGAAAGACGAGAAGGGCGTCTTCCGCGACTGCTTTCTCCTCCCCGAGGACTCGACGACGGAGGACTTCGCGTTCCACATCCACTCGGACATCGGCGAGGGGCTCCTCCACGGCACCGACTGCCGGAGCGGCCGACAGGTCGGGACCGACCACGAGCTCTCTCACCGCGACGTGATCGAGTTGATCTCGACGAAGCAGGCAGCCCCCTGA
- a CDS encoding MGMT family protein, with translation MQSTDTSGVFARQFEEIGRAVEVGFAGGRVIAVSFPAETPADAETDHALLDRIGAYLRDEPADGGSAGNSVGGTDTAGGGAEPTTRGAAPFSDVQIGLTVPTDRRRVLDALRSVPTGESVSVSRLTRSAGYDDNDADDLDTVTRALRENPIPLLLPDHRVQGGPYATPGEVRDVLRRVEAI, from the coding sequence ATGCAATCGACGGACACGTCGGGGGTGTTCGCCCGACAGTTCGAGGAGATCGGCCGCGCGGTCGAGGTCGGCTTCGCCGGCGGCCGCGTGATCGCGGTCTCGTTTCCGGCCGAGACGCCGGCGGACGCCGAGACAGACCACGCGCTGCTCGACCGGATCGGCGCGTACCTGCGGGACGAGCCGGCAGACGGCGGCTCGGCCGGGAACTCCGTCGGCGGCACCGACACGGCCGGCGGCGGAGCAGAGCCCACCACCCGCGGGGCCGCCCCGTTCTCCGACGTGCAGATCGGGCTCACGGTTCCGACCGACAGGCGACGCGTCCTCGACGCGCTCCGATCGGTCCCTACCGGCGAGTCGGTCTCGGTCAGCCGGCTCACGCGGTCGGCCGGCTACGACGACAACGACGCCGACGACCTCGACACCGTGACCCGCGCACTCCGTGAGAACCCGATCCCGTTACTGCTTCCCGACCACCGCGTGCAGGGCGGGCCGTACGCCACGCCGGGCGAGGTCCGCGACGTGCTGCGGCGGGTCGAAGCGATCTAA
- the trpC gene encoding indole-3-glycerol phosphate synthase, translating to MEDESALAPAVESILAAARERAAEGRTDRVDVDPRDLRAAFDRAETDGRVPVIAEVKPTSPTTEGTRTDDPVALAEGMVAGGAAALSVLTEPAHFGGSTETLERVRAAVDVPVLRKDFVVAESQLDAVESDVVLLIARFVGDDLPDLLAAARDRGFQVLVEVHDAAELSAAVDAGATFVGVNNRDLARLEVDLETFESVAPDAPDDVTLVAESGIGSSVDARRMRAAGADALLVGSAIMDGDVTANTRELVRAERDADAEPTDDRDETVASDTTETPT from the coding sequence ATGGAGGATGAATCCGCGCTGGCCCCAGCGGTCGAGTCGATACTGGCGGCCGCAAGGGAGCGAGCGGCCGAGGGACGGACCGACCGCGTGGACGTTGACCCCCGCGACCTGCGAGCCGCGTTCGACCGTGCCGAGACCGACGGTCGCGTGCCCGTGATCGCCGAGGTGAAGCCGACGAGTCCGACGACCGAGGGAACCCGCACGGACGACCCCGTCGCGCTCGCGGAGGGGATGGTCGCGGGCGGGGCCGCGGCGCTGTCGGTGCTCACGGAACCGGCGCACTTCGGCGGGAGTACTGAGACGCTCGAACGCGTCCGCGCGGCCGTCGACGTGCCGGTGCTCCGAAAGGACTTCGTCGTCGCCGAGTCGCAGCTCGACGCGGTCGAGAGCGACGTCGTCCTGCTCATCGCGCGGTTCGTCGGCGACGACCTCCCGGACCTGCTCGCTGCCGCCCGCGACCGCGGGTTTCAGGTGCTCGTCGAGGTCCACGACGCGGCGGAGCTTTCCGCCGCCGTCGACGCGGGCGCGACGTTCGTCGGCGTGAACAATCGCGACCTCGCGAGACTGGAGGTCGACCTCGAAACCTTCGAGTCGGTCGCGCCCGACGCTCCCGACGACGTGACACTCGTCGCCGAAAGCGGGATCGGTTCATCCGTCGACGCACGCCGGATGCGAGCGGCCGGAGCCGACGCGCTGCTCGTCGGCAGCGCGATCATGGACGGCGACGTGACGGCGAACACCCGCGAACTGGTGCGGGCCGAGCGCGACGCGGACGCCGAACCGACGGACGACCGCGACGAGACGGTCGCGAGCGACACCACGGAGACACCTACATGA
- the trpB gene encoding tryptophan synthase subunit beta: protein MSESDTRTAEEPDTAVPSRRPGRERGRDDGKFGRYGGQYVPEALMPAIEELTDAYERYVLHNEDGFMDEFRERLADFGGRPIPLQRADRLSERYDRDIYLKREDLLHGGAHKLNNALGQVLLAKYMGKERIIAETGAGQHGTATAMAAAHLDMPCEIYMGERDINRQRPNVFRMKLNGSEVTPVTAGRGTLKEAISETMRDWATTVETTHYVIGSVVGPHPFPVMVRDFQAVISEEAREQSIEKTGGLPTDVVACAGGGSNTMGAFAAFVDDADVALHAVEAGGSTLEVDEEAGVAPNSASLYAGEEGVLHGARTKLLQDSDGQIMESHSISSGLDYAGVGPELAYLVDEGRVNPVAVDDDDALEGFHRLSRTEGIIPALETAHAFGFLEEHHEELGERVVVNVSGRGDKDLDAAIEETDKRDIAEAPDMSMFTGGI, encoded by the coding sequence ATGAGCGAATCCGACACGCGGACGGCTGAGGAACCGGACACGGCGGTGCCATCGCGACGCCCCGGCCGCGAGCGCGGCCGCGACGACGGGAAGTTCGGTCGCTACGGCGGCCAGTACGTTCCCGAGGCGCTGATGCCGGCGATAGAGGAACTGACCGACGCCTACGAGCGCTACGTCCTGCACAACGAGGACGGGTTCATGGACGAGTTCCGCGAGCGACTCGCGGACTTCGGCGGGCGACCGATACCGCTCCAGCGGGCCGACCGGCTCTCGGAGCGGTACGACCGCGACATCTACCTCAAGCGCGAGGACCTGCTCCACGGCGGCGCACACAAGCTGAACAACGCCCTCGGACAGGTGCTTTTGGCGAAGTACATGGGCAAAGAGCGGATCATCGCGGAGACCGGCGCGGGCCAGCACGGCACCGCGACCGCGATGGCCGCCGCCCACCTCGATATGCCCTGTGAGATCTACATGGGCGAGCGCGACATCAACCGCCAGCGCCCCAACGTCTTTCGGATGAAGCTCAACGGGAGCGAGGTGACCCCGGTCACGGCCGGTCGGGGCACGCTGAAAGAGGCGATCTCGGAGACGATGCGCGACTGGGCGACGACCGTCGAGACGACCCACTACGTGATCGGCTCCGTGGTGGGTCCGCACCCGTTCCCGGTGATGGTCCGCGACTTCCAAGCGGTCATCTCCGAGGAGGCCCGCGAGCAGTCGATAGAGAAGACCGGCGGCCTCCCGACCGACGTGGTCGCCTGCGCGGGCGGCGGCTCGAACACGATGGGCGCGTTCGCCGCGTTCGTCGACGACGCGGACGTGGCGCTCCACGCCGTCGAGGCCGGCGGCTCCACGCTGGAGGTCGACGAGGAGGCCGGCGTCGCGCCGAACTCCGCATCGCTGTACGCCGGCGAAGAGGGCGTTCTCCACGGCGCGCGCACGAAACTCTTGCAGGATTCCGACGGCCAGATCATGGAGAGTCACTCCATTTCCTCCGGGCTCGACTACGCCGGCGTCGGCCCCGAACTCGCGTACCTCGTCGACGAGGGGCGCGTGAACCCCGTCGCCGTCGACGACGACGACGCGCTGGAGGGGTTCCATCGCCTCTCGCGTACCGAGGGGATCATCCCCGCCTTGGAGACGGCACACGCCTTCGGCTTCTTGGAGGAACACCACGAGGAGTTGGGCGAGCGCGTCGTCGTCAACGTCTCCGGGCGCGGCGACAAGGACCTCGACGCCGCCATCGAAGAGACGGACAAACGCGATATCGCGGAGGCACCCGACATGTCGATGTTCACGGGGGGGATCTGA
- the trpA gene encoding tryptophan synthase subunit alpha yields the protein MAGEHAEPDAETRTETGNSTAIAAAFADGPAYVPYLAVGDPDYEASKAYVEALDRGGADVIELGLPFSEPIAEGPTIQGALVRALDAGMTPDWFFEFAEDLDVDAPLVCMTYYNLIYQYGGSEAGTASNASGEAASAGPRPFVERAAAAGIEGLVVPDLPAEEADPLREACDEFGLDLVFIVAPTTVDERLDRIMRQVSGYVYVQARLGTTGAREDVSDQTTESLDRLADYDVPKAVGFGISTGEHAERIVAGGADGIIVGSALVDIVAEGVENDLSTDAVAERLESLSRELKDGAERGYADRVGASDAS from the coding sequence ATGGCGGGAGAGCACGCGGAGCCGGACGCCGAAACGAGGACCGAAACCGGCAACTCCACGGCCATCGCCGCCGCGTTCGCCGACGGCCCCGCCTACGTCCCGTATCTCGCGGTCGGCGACCCGGACTACGAGGCCTCGAAGGCATACGTCGAGGCGCTCGACCGCGGCGGCGCGGACGTGATCGAACTCGGTCTCCCCTTCTCGGAACCGATCGCCGAGGGACCGACGATTCAGGGCGCGCTCGTGCGCGCGCTCGACGCCGGGATGACGCCGGATTGGTTCTTCGAGTTCGCGGAGGACCTCGACGTCGACGCCCCGCTCGTCTGCATGACGTACTACAACCTGATATACCAGTATGGGGGAAGCGAGGCGGGAACCGCCTCGAACGCGAGCGGTGAAGCCGCGAGCGCCGGCCCCCGACCCTTCGTCGAGCGCGCGGCCGCCGCGGGGATCGAGGGACTCGTCGTCCCGGACCTCCCGGCCGAGGAGGCGGACCCGCTTCGCGAGGCGTGCGACGAGTTCGGACTGGATCTGGTGTTCATCGTTGCACCGACTACCGTCGATGAGCGGCTCGACCGGATCATGCGTCAGGTGTCGGGGTACGTCTACGTGCAGGCGCGGCTCGGAACGACTGGCGCACGCGAGGACGTCTCCGACCAGACCACGGAGAGCCTCGACCGCCTCGCGGACTACGACGTGCCCAAAGCCGTCGGCTTCGGCATCTCGACCGGCGAGCACGCGGAGCGCATCGTCGCCGGCGGTGCAGACGGGATCATCGTCGGCTCGGCGCTCGTGGATATCGTCGCCGAGGGCGTCGAAAACGATCTGTCGACCGACGCGGTCGCAGAGCGGCTGGAGTCGCTCTCGCGGGAGCTGAAAGACGGTGCTGAGCGCGGCTACGCCGACCGGGTCGGGGCCTCGGACGCGAGCTGA
- a CDS encoding 2-amino-3,7-dideoxy-D-threo-hept-6-ulosonate synthase, giving the protein MTAGLTARLKRISTNDRFLIVPMDHGITMGAVEGLVDIESTIDGVTAGGADAVLTQRGIAERVHPNKNDAGYIVHLNGSTTIGPDENDKRVTGTVEDAVRAGADAVSFHINVGSDYEPSQIEGLAQLTSEAERLGLPVLAMAYARGPGVDESDPESLGHAVRLAEELGADVVKTGYSGDGDSFERVTESTRLPVVIAGGSKGTDRETVEMVRGAMDGDAAGVSMGRSIFQHDDPEGIARAVSAIVHDDATVDEALAAGGFIEV; this is encoded by the coding sequence ATGACAGCAGGACTCACAGCACGACTCAAGCGTATCTCCACGAACGACCGATTCCTCATCGTCCCGATGGACCACGGGATCACGATGGGCGCAGTCGAGGGGCTCGTCGACATCGAGTCGACCATCGACGGCGTGACAGCGGGCGGCGCGGACGCGGTGTTGACCCAGCGCGGCATCGCGGAGCGCGTCCACCCCAACAAGAACGACGCGGGCTATATCGTCCACCTCAACGGCTCGACGACGATCGGCCCAGACGAGAACGACAAGCGCGTCACGGGCACGGTAGAAGACGCCGTCAGAGCCGGTGCTGACGCCGTCTCCTTCCACATCAACGTCGGATCCGACTACGAGCCGTCTCAGATCGAGGGGCTCGCACAACTCACCAGCGAGGCCGAGCGGCTCGGGCTGCCCGTGCTCGCGATGGCGTATGCCCGCGGCCCCGGCGTCGACGAGAGCGATCCCGAGTCGCTCGGTCACGCCGTCCGGCTCGCCGAGGAACTCGGCGCGGACGTCGTGAAGACCGGCTACTCGGGCGACGGCGATTCCTTCGAGCGCGTCACGGAGTCGACTCGACTGCCGGTCGTCATCGCCGGCGGATCGAAGGGGACGGACCGCGAGACGGTCGAGATGGTCCGCGGCGCGATGGACGGCGACGCCGCCGGCGTCTCGATGGGCCGGTCGATCTTCCAGCACGACGATCCGGAGGGGATAGCGCGGGCGGTCTCGGCGATCGTCCACGACGACGCGACCGTCGACGAGGCGCTCGCCGCGGGCGGGTTCATCGAGGTATAG